One part of the Sphingobacterium sp. LZ7M1 genome encodes these proteins:
- a CDS encoding YoaK family protein, with protein MENNISKIIANFLLVFVAGYADTATFTSGNEVFSAHVTGNFVVFANKLIHNPQLSDYRILLTFPVFIVAVYFTGYLNSKINNERTLYLVMGTILAISGLLAHFIGKDYPIESLVNFGIVLVVVFALGIKNAINKLYGKSTFGPTTVMTGNVTKATLDFCHAFMGKEKDVDARKSFWRMLILIVGFLIGCISGALLSAKYGLVVLLIPATLVLLYYSLFFSKAKIASS; from the coding sequence ATGGAAAACAACATTTCAAAAATCATCGCTAATTTTCTTTTGGTATTTGTTGCCGGCTATGCCGATACCGCAACATTTACTTCTGGAAATGAAGTATTTTCTGCCCATGTGACGGGAAACTTTGTCGTCTTTGCCAATAAGTTGATCCACAATCCGCAACTTTCTGATTACAGGATATTACTGACCTTTCCTGTATTTATTGTTGCTGTTTATTTTACGGGATACCTTAACAGCAAAATCAATAATGAACGTACTCTTTATTTAGTGATGGGTACCATATTAGCTATCTCGGGACTGCTCGCGCATTTCATCGGTAAAGATTATCCCATTGAATCGTTAGTGAATTTCGGAATAGTGCTGGTTGTAGTGTTTGCTCTAGGTATTAAAAATGCCATCAATAAACTCTATGGTAAATCTACTTTTGGACCAACGACGGTGATGACTGGAAATGTGACTAAGGCAACATTGGATTTTTGTCATGCCTTTATGGGCAAGGAAAAAGATGTTGATGCCAGAAAAAGTTTCTGGAGGATGCTCATATTAATTGTCGGGTTCTTGATTGGCTGTATCTCTGGGGCCCTGCTTTCTGCAAAATATGGCTTAGTCGTCCTGTTGATTCCGGCAACATTGGTCCTGCTCTATTACAGCCTGTTTTTTTCAAAAGCCAAAATTGCAAGCAGTTAG
- a CDS encoding DoxX family protein, which translates to MQELITKLLYSDLGSEFNNWVFLGFRVLLMIELMRVHGLKKTDSHHDTPNPLGLPQKLNNLISVFATLYLPLLGVIGLGTRLVMLPALMITAIGYFVIHRKDSVVERDVPFMYSLSLLLLVLFGAGTKSVDYWIINNFLH; encoded by the coding sequence ATGCAAGAGCTAATAACCAAACTATTATACTCTGATTTAGGATCAGAATTTAACAATTGGGTATTCCTTGGGTTCAGGGTGTTATTGATGATCGAACTGATGCGAGTGCATGGTCTAAAGAAAACGGACAGCCATCACGACACCCCAAATCCTTTGGGTTTGCCTCAAAAACTGAATAATTTAATTTCAGTATTCGCCACCCTATATCTTCCATTATTAGGAGTCATAGGGCTTGGTACCCGCTTAGTTATGCTGCCAGCATTAATGATCACGGCTATTGGATACTTTGTCATCCACAGGAAAGATAGTGTGGTAGAAAGAGATGTGCCCTTTATGTACAGTCTTTCTCTATTGTTGCTGGTATTATTTGGAGCAGGAACCAAATCAGTGGACTACTGGATCATAAACAACTTTCTACATTAA